The following are encoded in a window of Brettanomyces bruxellensis chromosome 9, complete sequence genomic DNA:
- a CDS encoding uncharacterized protein (SECRETED:SignalP(1-18)) has protein sequence MKASTILTSAVFATMAAADLTPKQVADISVLFEDIDSNTMQYISYLLTHPSVEFPSNLINLYTKMMTYTDDSFTTLFKTLAASEYSQISSLETALPWYSTRLYSEIKSAEAAARR, from the coding sequence ATGAAGGCTTCAACTATTTTGACCTCTGCCGTTTTCGCTACCATGGCAGCTGCAGATTTGACACCAAAGCAGGTCGCTGATATTAGTGTTTTGTTTGAGGACATTGACTCAAACACTATGCAGTACATTTCATATCTTTTGACTCACCCTAGTGTGGAATTCCCAAGCAATTTGATCAATCTTTACACTAAGATGATGACTTACACTGATGATTCATTTACAACTCTTTTCAAGACTTTGGCAGCTTCCGAGTACAGCCAAATCTCCTCCTTGGAAACGGCACTTCCATGGTATTCTACTCGTCTTTACTCAGAAATCAAGTCGGCCGAGGCTGCCGCAAGACGGTAA
- a CDS encoding uncharacterized protein (SECRETED:SignalP(1-18)) codes for MLFVSALRVLALGTLCSAEFTHSFSKKHALRKRQDLLDSVNSILYDAADTAASCVLAPLNTVITVAVDDGDSCDSLVTDLSNVVSDSGVEDDVLEPLSSLFNCISGGSDSEILGHLNNVISGVNSCAKKGDEYLDNVNTLCSNLVQSCSSSQEKCGKASNVATVTGVCGESLSSSSAIAFDSDNLLGDVSQLLDNTLSDLTGSSFSNVFGNLYDLVESIIDNLVSCNDVFKSLSSDISDTISQVESSSDSAVSEICPLLQSLINDLQSSDSSTNILCDINTLAGKIIYSTTSSASDSVEDVGSLVQKILDIISGKSSSCSAESSSTALGCSSTNVISSRSKTIPSISTISTASTQEFSSIPEGGKDVSTTIFKSTSCQGTICAETSVTTGIKTVTITSEGVVTRFTTYCPLTASSSSSYSQLTESSSSASTIDTEETTVVVPEISTTVVTITSCKNNACSTIPITTGFKPITTTKSGSTLVSTTLCPLTSHSTKSKHTRSSISTSTLPTVTSTSKKATSFTSKTPSFPKTPCTDTKLSSSSVPTLTSSTPETTLTSETSSVSETTLTSETSSTSPAPEISTSETSLASETTLTSETSSTSPAPEISTSETTSASETTLTSETSSTSPAPETSTSETSSTSKTTLTSSKTSSTSETTSPSESNLTSETSSTSSAPEISTSETSSASETTSASETTLTSEISSTSSASETSTSETSTSETSSTSKTTLTSSKTSSTSETTSASETSSASETTLTSETSSTPSATKTSSTSETTLPSTESSPSKSSLPSSGTSSKLATAYTESSSLKLSVTSSYTGITSTSSSPKNTELSSSSYEGGLTYSTAVSNSDVTGASHSSASETTLSGISSRSSVAETSIKPSSSEQATGEATPVSTPAETVTTVLTITSCSDHVCTKVPITTGMQSLTTSINGVTTVYTTYCPLTATSSESIPTLSSSLAAVSTGTYSSGEVMETSSSEIPHSSETSTSNSSTSTTITTSIIISAYTSASSNTISFSNETSSTGSSRLAYETEGTSSSSSTLQYTSAIVSASVFEGSANHLAMGRGIIISLLAVAFL; via the exons ATGCTTTTTGTAAGTGCTCTTCGGGTCCTTGCATTAGGAACCTTGTGTTCAGCCGAATTTACCCATAGCTTCAGCAAAAAGCATGCCTTGAGAAAAAGACAGGACTTGCTTGATTCCGTGAATAGCATTCTTTATGACGCAGCAGATACCGCAGCCAGCTGTGTCCTAGCACCGCTTAACACCGTGATTACAGTTGCCGTGGATGATGGTGATAGCTGCGATTCCCTAGTTACTGATCTAAGTAATGTTGTGTCCGACTCTGGTGTGGAGGATGACGTTTTAGAGCCTTTGAGTTCTTTATTTAACTGCATATCTGGGGGCTCGGACAGCGAAATTTTGGGACATTTGAACAATGTTATTTCAGGAGTTAATTCTTGTGCTAAAAAAGGTGATGAATATTTAGACAATGTTAATACACTGTGCTCAAATCTTGTTCAAAGTTGTTCGAGTTCTCAGGAGAAGTGCGGCAAGGCCAGCAATGTTGCAACTGTGACAGGTGTGTGCGGCGAGTCATTGAGCTCATCTTCTGCTATTGCGTTTGATTCAGATAATCTTTTAGGTGATGTTTCTCAGCTTTTGGATAATACTCTTTCTGATTTGACAGGTAGCAGCTTTTCGAATGTTTTTGGAAATCTCTATGACTTGGTTGAATCAATTATTGATAATCTAGTTTCTTGCAATGATGTCTTTAAATCTTTGAGCTCTGATATTAGTGATACCATTTCACAGGTCGAATCATCATCCGACTCTGCTGTTTCTGAAATTTGTCCTCTTCTTCAGAGTCTTATAAATGATCTTCAAAGTTCTGATTCATCTACAAACATCTTGTGCGATATAAATACTTTGgcaggaaaaataatttattctACCACTAGTTCTGCTAGCGACTCTGTGGAAGATGTTGGCAGTCTTGTTCAAAAGATActtgatattatttctgGAAAGTCATCAAGTTGTTCAGCAGAGTCATCCAGCACAGCACTTGGCTGCTCGAGCACAAATGTAATTTCCTCAAGATCGAAGACTATTCCTAGTATCTCAACCATATCTACGGCTTCTACTCAGGAATTTTCCAGCATTCCAGAAGGGGGAAAGGATGTTTCTACCACAATATTCAAGTCAACAAGTTGCCAAGGAACAATCTGTGCTGAAACATCTGTGACGACCGGTATTAAGACAGTTACAATTACAAGTGAGGGTGTTGTGACAAGGTTTACCACATACTGTCCTTTAACTGCAtcgtcatcttcatcatactCGCAGTTGACTGAGTCTTCATCGTCAGCAAGTACCATTGACACTGAGGAAACAACCGTTGTTGTTCCAGAAATTTCTACTACTGTGGTTACCATAACCTCATGCAAAAATAATGCTTGCTCTACCATTCCGATTACTACTGGATTTAAGCCAATTACCACGACGAAAAGTGGATCTACCTTAGTTTCAACTACTCTTTGCCCACTAACTTCCCATTCAACAAAATCCAAGCATACAAGatcttcaatttcaacTAGTACCCTACCAACCGTTACGTCAACCTCTAAAAAAGCTACATCATTCACATCAAAAACACCATCATTTCCTAAAACCCCATGCACTGACACAAAATTGAGTTCTTCATCAGTTCCTACTTTAACCTCATCCACTCCAGAGACAACTTTGACCTCGGAGACTTCTTCAGTCTCTGAGACCACTTTGACTTCCgaaacttcatcaacatcgcCTGCTCCAGAGATTTCAACTTCAGAGACTTCTTTAGCTTCAGAGACCACTTTGACTTCCgaaacttcatcaacatcgcCTGCTCCAGAGATTTCAACTTCAGAGACTACTTCAGCTTCTGAGACCACTTTGACTTCGgaaacttcatcaacatcgcCTGCTCCAGAGACTTCGACTTCAGAGACTTCCTCGACTTCAAAGACTACTTtgacttcttcaaaaacttCCTCGACTTCAGAGACTACTTCACCTTCTGAGAGTAATTTGACTTCCgaaacttcatcaacatcatctgCTCCAGAGATTTCAACTTCAGAGACTTCTTCAGCTTCTGAGACTACTTCAGCTTCTGAGACCACTTTGACTTCggaaatttcatcaacGTCATCTGCTTCAGAGACTTCGACTTCAGAGACTTCGACTTCAGAGACTTCCTCGACTTCAAAGACTACTTtgacttcttcaaaaacttCCTCGACTTCAGAGACTACTTCAGCTTCTGAA ACTTCTTCAGCTTCTGAGACCACTTTGACTTCCGAAACTTCATCAACGCCTTCTGCTACAAAGACGTCTTCAACTTCAGAGACCACTTTGCCTTCCACAGAAAGCTCACCATCTAAATCGTCTTTGCCTTCTTCTGGaacatcttcaaaattaGCTACTGCTTATACAGAAAGCTCATCTTTGAAACTAAGTGTTACATCATCATATACCGGGATCACTTCGACATCCTCGTCACCGAAGAACACTGAATTAAGCAGCAGTTCATATGAGGGAGGATTGACATACTCTACGGCAGTGTCGAACAGTGATGTTACAGGAGCTTCTCATTCTTCAGCATCAGAGACTACTCTTAGCGGAATTTCTTCTCGGAGCTCCGTCGCGGAAACGAGCATAaaaccatcatcatccgaGCAAGCTACAGGGGAGGCAACCCCTGTTTCAACTCCGGCGGAAACCGTTACCACCGTGTTGACAATTACATCTTGCTCGGATCACGTCTGTACAAAGGTTCCTATCACTACGGGTATGCAGTCTCTCACGACGAGTATAAATGGTGTGACTACAGTTTACACTACATATTGCCCATTGACTGCCACATCTTCTGAATCCATTCCAACATTGTCTTCTTCGTTGGCTGCTGTCAGTACAGGAACTTACTCAAGCGGAGAAGTGATGGAAACTTCTTCGAGCGAGATTCCACATTCTAGCGAAACGTCCACTTCGAATAGTTCTACTAGTACAACCATAACAACATCAATAATCATATCCGCATACACTAGtgcttcatcaaataccaTTTCGTTCTCAAATGAAACAAGCTCGACCGGCAGCTCGAGATTAGCTTATGAAACTGAAGGTACCAGCTCGTCTAGCTCCACTTTACAATACACTTCTGCAATTGTGAGTGCATCCGTGTTTGAAGGCTCTGCTAATCACCTTGCAATGGGTAGAGGCATAATCATTTCTCTGCTTGCAGTTGCGTTCTTGTGA
- a CDS encoding uncharacterized protein (CAZy:GH32) has product MTIKQDVTNLILSSDPLRPQAHFLAPYGWMNDPCGPIYAGGKYHLFYQWNKDAAKWGNIHWGHAISSDLIHWKHESTALFPQKNGADKDGVFTGDVVDVDGKTAIALYTGFRLDKPLKQVQCIATSDIEMIKWKQEPKPFLDVAPDGLEIDGFRDPRVWRENGKYVMILGSSIKGKGGVVFRYEGTDLKHWTYKGVLYGPSKLRGTDDDALECPDFFPLGNRHVLIFSLNSVVYAVIGEYKNAKFTPLSIEKYGHGNIYAARTFLDSAGQRVLFGWITERISQENEALARGWSGTMSFPRILYLTEDGHVGSRIYPTVDSIEGELLIKETPVENIQFIPGCPVHLKISFKTRYPGEILLSGVDTFVCLNYNPGRLGEELYCNGETAPLSAMSESAFIDVYMDASVIEIVTSSGSILNARAYGDVPTSLKISSFGSLKAAICDVNLVAPISKDRLSTAVKGEEKLFCELTSLKQ; this is encoded by the coding sequence ATGACTATAAAACAGGACGTCACGAATCTAATTTTAAGTTCCGATCCATTGAGACCTCAAGCACACTTCCTTGCACCTTATGGATGGATGAATGATCCCTGTGGTCCAATCTATGCGGGGGGAAAgtatcatcttttttatcaatgGAATAAGGATGCCGCTAAATGGGGAAATATTCATTGGGGCCATGCTATTAGCTCTGATCTTATTCACTGGAAGCATGAGTCAACTGCTTTATTCCCTCAAAAGAATGGTGCCGATAAAGATGGTGTGTTTACTGGTGACGTCGTTGATGTTGATGGGAAGACAGCAATCGCCTTATATACTGGGTTCCGTCTTGATAAACCATTAAAGCAAGTTCAATGTATTGCAACTTCTGATATTGAGATGATTAAATGGAAGCAAGAGCCTAAACCATTTCTCGATGTGGCACCGGACGGTCTTGAGATTGATGGCTTCAGGGATCCTAGAGTGTGGAgagaaaatggaaaatatgtCATGATTCTCGGTTCCAGTATTAAAGGAAAGGGTGGTGTCGTTTTTCGCTATGAAGGTACTGATCTCAAACATTGGACATATAAAGGTGTCTTGTACGGCCCTTCAAAATTAAGAGGAACCGATGATGATGCCCTAGAATGTCCCgattttttccctcttGGAAACCGTCAcgttttaattttttcccttaaCAGTGTTGTTTACGCGGTTATAGGTGAAtataaaaatgcaaaattcACTCCATTGAGCATTGAAAAGTACGGTCatggaaatatatatgctgCGCGGACATTCTTAGACTCGGCGGGTCAACGTGTTTTGTTTGGGTGGATTACAGAAAGAATATCACAGGAAAATGAAGCTCTTGCACGTGGCTGGAGCGGGACAATGTCGTTTCCCAGAATTTTATACTTGACTGAAGATGGTCATGTTGGCTCTCGAATTTATCCTACGGTTGATTCAATAGAGGGAGAACTATTGATTAAAGAAACCCCCGTTGAGAATATTCAGTTTATTCCTGGATGTCCCGTGCACCTCAAGATTTCATTTAAAACACGGTATCCTGGagaaattcttctttctggaGTTGATacttttgtttgtttgaatTACAATCCAGGTCGTCTTGGCGAAGAGCTTTACTGTAATGGCGAGACTGCACCATTGTCTGCAATGTCTGAAAGTGCATTTATTGATGTTTATATGGATGCTTCCGTAATTGAGATAGTCACGTCATCTGGATCTATATTGAATGCCCGTGCTTATGGAGATGTTCCTACTTCATTGAAGATTAGTT